One part of the Xylanimonas allomyrinae genome encodes these proteins:
- a CDS encoding ABC transporter permease, protein MSPRDLWAEALHGIGTRPTRLFLTVLGTVLGIGAVVVTVGLAQTAAGQITKQFDAVAATQVVVKPDKGRFKGEERDLAALPWDGEDRVRQVAGVVAAGSVTTVDIGQAAVTTAPVNDPSSAAQAAPKVMAASAGLLDAVRGQVVTGRFFDAGHDARADRVVVLGAGAAQRLGVHRVDRQPAVFIGDVAYTVIGIIDGMHRVPALKDAVILPASTARQELGAGSPDELQIRIATGAGAVVAHQAPIALDPNNPEAYKVQAPTTGSSVQANVQADVNALFLALGGVALVVGGLGIANVTLLSVLERVAEIGLRRALGASRRAIAGQFVIESATTGLLGGLMGTALAVLVVVGVSAARDWTPILDLRVAFGSALLGAVVGLVAGAYPAIKAASIEPVTALRGGV, encoded by the coding sequence GTGAGCCCGCGCGACCTGTGGGCCGAGGCCCTGCACGGCATCGGCACCCGGCCCACCCGGCTGTTCCTGACCGTCCTGGGCACCGTGCTCGGGATCGGCGCCGTCGTGGTCACCGTGGGGCTGGCGCAGACCGCGGCCGGCCAGATCACCAAGCAGTTCGACGCCGTCGCGGCCACCCAGGTCGTGGTCAAGCCCGACAAGGGACGTTTCAAGGGCGAGGAGCGGGACCTCGCCGCGCTCCCCTGGGACGGCGAGGACCGCGTGCGCCAGGTCGCCGGCGTCGTCGCGGCCGGGTCGGTCACGACCGTCGACATCGGGCAGGCCGCCGTGACCACCGCTCCGGTCAACGACCCGTCGAGCGCGGCGCAGGCCGCACCCAAGGTGATGGCCGCGAGCGCCGGGCTGCTCGACGCCGTGCGCGGGCAGGTGGTCACCGGCAGGTTCTTCGACGCCGGGCACGACGCGCGCGCCGATCGCGTCGTCGTCCTCGGTGCCGGTGCGGCGCAGCGGCTGGGCGTCCACCGCGTCGACCGGCAGCCTGCGGTGTTCATCGGCGACGTCGCCTACACCGTCATCGGCATCATCGACGGCATGCACCGGGTGCCCGCGCTCAAGGACGCGGTGATCCTGCCGGCGTCGACGGCGCGGCAGGAGCTCGGCGCCGGCTCGCCCGACGAGCTGCAGATCCGTATCGCGACGGGTGCGGGCGCCGTCGTCGCCCACCAGGCTCCCATCGCCCTGGACCCGAACAACCCGGAGGCGTACAAGGTCCAGGCGCCGACCACCGGATCCTCGGTCCAGGCCAACGTCCAAGCCGACGTCAACGCGTTGTTCCTGGCGTTGGGCGGGGTGGCGCTCGTCGTCGGCGGCCTGGGCATCGCGAACGTCACGTTGCTGTCGGTGCTCGAGCGCGTCGCGGAGATCGGGCTGCGGCGTGCGCTCGGTGCCTCCCGGCGCGCGATCGCGGGTCAGTTCGTGATCGAGTCGGCCACCACGGGTCTGCTCGGCGGGCTCATGGGGACGGCGCTGGCCGTGCTGGTCGTCGTCGGGGTGTCCGCCGCGCGTGACTGGACGCCGATCCTGGACCTGCGGGTGGCGTTCGGGTCCGCGCTGCTGGGTGCCGTCGTGGGGCTGGTGGCCGGGGCGTACCCGGCGATCAAGGCTGCGTCGATCGAGCCGGTGACGGCGCTGCGCGGGGGTGTGTGA
- a CDS encoding ABC transporter ATP-binding protein yields the protein MTADLFGTAPGGASGPGTVDITAPGAREVRAGEVLDAGAPTATPPVVELAKVSRRFPGPPLVEALRQVDLRVERGDYLSIVGPSGSGKSSLLNILGLLDRPTSGDYLLDGRPVGTAGERERARLRAQRIGFVFQAFHLLPQRTVLDNVVLATLYSGVPRARRTARARTALERVGLGHRLGFLPTTLSGGERQRVAVARALVTEPHLLLADEPTGNLDSASSAQVMSLFDELHAEGVTLAVITHDLAVSARAARRVRLVDGRLEEIA from the coding sequence ATGACGGCTGACCTGTTCGGCACCGCGCCCGGCGGGGCGTCCGGACCGGGCACGGTCGACATCACCGCCCCGGGGGCACGGGAGGTGCGGGCGGGCGAGGTCCTCGACGCCGGGGCGCCCACGGCCACGCCACCGGTCGTCGAGCTGGCGAAGGTCTCGCGCCGGTTCCCCGGGCCGCCCCTCGTGGAGGCGTTGCGGCAGGTGGACCTGCGGGTCGAACGCGGCGACTACCTGTCGATCGTGGGCCCGTCAGGGTCGGGCAAGTCGTCGCTGCTCAACATCCTCGGCCTGCTCGACCGCCCGACGTCGGGCGACTACCTGCTCGACGGGCGCCCCGTCGGCACGGCCGGCGAGCGCGAGCGTGCCCGGCTGCGGGCGCAGCGCATCGGGTTCGTGTTCCAGGCGTTCCACCTGCTGCCGCAGCGCACCGTGCTCGACAACGTCGTGCTCGCCACCCTGTACTCCGGCGTGCCCCGCGCCCGGCGCACGGCCCGTGCGCGCACGGCGCTCGAACGCGTCGGGCTCGGGCACCGGCTCGGCTTCCTGCCCACGACCCTGTCCGGCGGCGAGCGCCAGCGCGTCGCCGTCGCCCGCGCCCTGGTCACCGAACCCCACCTGCTGCTGGCCGACGAGCCGACCGGCAACCTCGACTCGGCAAGCTCCGCGCAGGTCATGTCCCTGTTCGACGAGCTGCACGCCGAGGGCGTCACGCTCGCCGTCATCACGCACGACCTGGCCGTCTCGGCCCGCGCGGCCCGCCGCGTGCGGCTCGTGGACGGACGTCTGGAGGAGATCGCGTGA
- the purH gene encoding bifunctional phosphoribosylaminoimidazolecarboxamide formyltransferase/IMP cyclohydrolase: MSGTAQVHSSAPDVQLADDSQRPVRRALLSVFDKTGLVELATALHAAGVELVSTGSTASTVADAGLPVTRVEDLTGFPECLEGRVKTLHPRVHAGILADSRKADHLHQLAELEIEPFELVVVNLYPFAATLAAFEKAGSADENTMVEQIDIGGPSMVRAAAKNHPSVAVVVDPARYDDVVAAVRAGGFTYAQRKALAAAAFVHTATYDVAVASWMTTAVAPTDVVDGVASGFPAWTGATWDRAAVLRYGENPHQAAALYVNGDGTRGLAQGRQLHGKEMSYNNYQDADAAWRAAWDFDEPAVAVIKHANPCGIAVGDDIAQAHRRAHATDPVSAYGGVIAANRVITAEAAEGIAPIFTEVVVAPGFEPEALEILQKKKNLRLLVVDTPPLAALETKPISGGLLVQAADRFQAEGDDPASWTLAAGEAADDTTLAELAFAWKAVRAAKSNAILLARDGAAVGIGMGQVNRVDSCRLAVERANTLAGDEERARGSVAASDAFFPFADGLQVLLDAGVRAVVQPGGSIRDEEVVAAAAAAGVTMYLTGTRHFAH, translated from the coding sequence ATGTCCGGCACCGCACAGGTCCATTCCTCCGCCCCCGACGTCCAGCTCGCCGACGACTCCCAGCGCCCCGTCCGGCGTGCGCTGCTGAGCGTCTTCGACAAGACCGGCCTGGTCGAGCTCGCCACCGCGCTGCACGCCGCCGGCGTCGAGCTCGTCTCGACCGGCTCGACGGCGTCGACCGTCGCCGACGCCGGCCTGCCCGTCACCCGCGTCGAGGACCTCACGGGCTTCCCCGAGTGCCTCGAGGGCCGCGTCAAGACGCTGCACCCGCGCGTGCACGCCGGCATCCTGGCCGACTCGCGCAAGGCCGACCACCTGCACCAGCTCGCCGAGCTGGAGATCGAGCCCTTCGAGCTCGTCGTCGTCAACCTCTACCCGTTCGCCGCGACCCTGGCGGCGTTCGAGAAGGCGGGCAGCGCCGACGAGAACACGATGGTCGAGCAGATCGACATCGGGGGCCCCTCGATGGTGCGTGCCGCCGCGAAGAACCACCCGTCGGTCGCCGTCGTCGTCGACCCGGCACGGTACGACGACGTCGTCGCCGCAGTCCGGGCGGGCGGCTTCACCTACGCCCAGCGCAAGGCGCTGGCAGCCGCCGCGTTCGTCCACACCGCCACCTACGACGTCGCCGTCGCCTCCTGGATGACGACGGCGGTCGCGCCCACCGACGTCGTCGACGGCGTCGCCTCCGGCTTCCCCGCGTGGACCGGCGCGACCTGGGACCGCGCTGCGGTGCTGCGCTACGGCGAGAACCCGCACCAGGCCGCGGCGCTGTACGTCAACGGCGACGGGACGCGCGGGCTCGCCCAGGGCCGGCAGCTCCACGGCAAGGAGATGAGCTACAACAACTACCAGGACGCGGACGCCGCCTGGCGTGCCGCCTGGGACTTCGACGAGCCGGCCGTCGCCGTCATCAAGCACGCCAACCCGTGCGGGATCGCCGTCGGCGACGACATCGCGCAGGCGCACCGCCGCGCGCACGCGACCGACCCGGTCAGTGCCTACGGCGGGGTCATCGCGGCCAACCGCGTGATCACGGCCGAGGCCGCCGAGGGCATCGCGCCGATCTTCACCGAGGTCGTCGTCGCGCCGGGCTTCGAGCCCGAGGCGCTCGAGATCCTCCAGAAGAAGAAGAACCTGCGCCTGCTCGTCGTCGACACCCCGCCGCTCGCCGCGCTGGAGACCAAGCCCATCAGCGGTGGCCTGCTCGTCCAGGCCGCCGACCGCTTCCAGGCCGAGGGTGACGACCCGGCGTCGTGGACGCTCGCGGCCGGCGAGGCGGCGGACGACACGACCCTGGCCGAGCTCGCGTTCGCCTGGAAGGCCGTGCGCGCCGCGAAGTCCAACGCCATCCTGCTCGCCCGCGACGGCGCCGCCGTCGGCATCGGCATGGGCCAGGTCAACCGCGTCGACTCGTGCCGCCTGGCGGTCGAGCGCGCCAACACGCTCGCGGGCGACGAGGAGCGCGCCCGGGGCTCCGTCGCGGCGTCGGACGCGTTCTTCCCGTTCGCCGACGGCCTGCAGGTGCTCCTGGACGCGGGCGTGCGTGCCGTCGTCCAGCCGGGTGGCTCGATCCGCGACGAGGAGGTCGTCGCCGCCGCGGCAGCCGCCGGGGTGACGATGTACCTGACCGGGACCCGCCACTTCGCCCACTGA
- a CDS encoding FAD-dependent oxidoreductase, with the protein MPPRPAPRRFPALPALPVPPASHAAQAPPRSVVVVGAGLAGAQTVAALRAHGHDGRITLLGAEGVPPYDRPPLSKELLTRREPVWLRDDLGVDVEELADDVRLAEPATRLHASPGGITVRTSAGDDVAADAVVLAMGSAPVLPPGWESAWTLHSAADAARLRAALRPGLRLVVVGAGWIGAELAGVAAGAGAEVTVVEAAGTPLERQLGARVGAHLGRWYSQAGVRLVTGRRVAAVRPDGVLLAAEGAGARGGGPVPSASVPSAAVPSASVPSASVPTDIAPTDIAPTDVESTDFVPADVESADFVPADIVLAAVGARPASGWLAGTLPLDVNGRLRVDVSGRLTGHAAPTESAGRLAPATLARIWAVGDVAVRDHPMYGPVPGGHWSAALHDPEVTVRAMLGVDAAPSDPEELRARLGLTPVPRHAPYVFSRQLGHDLALLGLPTAGDDVLLRGDPAGAARGPRSTWSGRWTVTRRRRPRATPSRPCARSSSSTRRGRSAPSGA; encoded by the coding sequence GTGCCCCCACGTCCTGCCCCGCGCCGGTTCCCCGCACTCCCTGCGCTGCCTGTCCCGCCCGCCTCGCACGCCGCTCAGGCACCCCCGCGCAGCGTCGTCGTCGTCGGTGCGGGACTCGCCGGAGCGCAGACGGTCGCGGCGTTGCGGGCTCACGGCCATGACGGGCGGATCACCCTGCTGGGCGCCGAGGGTGTGCCGCCCTACGACCGCCCGCCGCTGTCCAAGGAGCTGCTGACACGGCGCGAGCCGGTGTGGCTGCGCGACGACCTGGGCGTCGACGTCGAGGAGCTCGCCGACGACGTGCGGCTCGCCGAGCCGGCGACGCGCCTGCACGCCTCCCCCGGTGGCATCACCGTGCGGACCTCGGCCGGCGACGACGTCGCGGCGGACGCCGTCGTGCTCGCGATGGGCTCGGCGCCCGTGCTGCCGCCCGGCTGGGAGTCGGCGTGGACGCTGCACTCGGCCGCCGACGCCGCGCGGCTGCGCGCGGCGCTGCGGCCGGGGCTGCGGCTGGTCGTCGTGGGCGCCGGATGGATCGGGGCCGAGCTCGCCGGGGTCGCCGCCGGCGCCGGCGCCGAGGTCACCGTCGTCGAGGCGGCCGGGACGCCGCTCGAGCGGCAGCTCGGCGCGCGCGTCGGCGCGCACCTCGGTCGCTGGTACTCGCAGGCAGGCGTCCGGCTGGTCACCGGGCGCCGGGTCGCCGCGGTGCGGCCCGACGGCGTGCTGCTGGCGGCCGAGGGCGCCGGCGCCCGGGGCGGCGGCCCCGTGCCCTCCGCCTCCGTGCCCTCCGCCGCCGTGCCCTCCGCCTCCGTGCCCTCCGCCTCCGTGCCCACCGACATCGCGCCCACCGACATCGCGCCCACCGACGTCGAGTCCACCGACTTCGTGCCCGCCGACGTCGAGTCCGCCGACTTCGTGCCCGCCGACATCGTTCTCGCCGCCGTCGGTGCGCGGCCCGCGTCGGGGTGGCTCGCGGGGACGTTGCCGCTCGACGTCAACGGCCGCCTGCGCGTCGACGTGTCCGGGCGGCTGACCGGGCATGCGGCGCCGACCGAGTCCGCAGGCCGGCTCGCGCCCGCGACGCTCGCACGGATCTGGGCCGTCGGCGACGTCGCGGTGCGCGACCACCCGATGTACGGGCCGGTCCCCGGCGGGCACTGGTCGGCCGCGCTGCACGACCCGGAGGTGACGGTGCGCGCCATGCTCGGCGTCGACGCCGCGCCGTCGGACCCGGAGGAGCTGCGCGCCCGCCTCGGCCTGACCCCGGTCCCGCGGCACGCGCCGTACGTCTTCTCGCGCCAGCTCGGGCACGACCTGGCGCTGCTCGGCCTGCCGACGGCGGGCGACGACGTCCTGCTGCGTGGCGATCCCGCCGGGGCGGCCCGTGGGCCGCGCTCTACGTGGAGCGGGCGCTGGACCGTCACCCGCAGACGACGCCCGAGGGCCACCCCGTCGCGACCGTGTGCGCGATCCTCCTCGTCGACTCGCCGCGGGAGGTCGGCGCCGTCCGGCGCCTGA
- a CDS encoding DUF3017 domain-containing protein, whose product MDPRPPSPGSRVPSHASSQPRFRGPDPRRSLVVAMLGVLLAAVLGALVSAQLGALTIAVTLAVVGTWRAVAPRTSSAVGIAVRSKAFDVVMCFAAAVAIGLLALTVPYLG is encoded by the coding sequence GTGGATCCCCGCCCTCCGTCGCCCGGCTCGCGCGTACCGTCGCACGCGTCGTCGCAGCCGAGGTTCCGTGGCCCCGACCCGCGCCGTTCGCTCGTGGTCGCGATGCTGGGCGTGCTGCTCGCGGCCGTGCTCGGCGCGCTCGTCAGCGCGCAGCTCGGTGCGCTGACGATCGCCGTGACCCTCGCCGTCGTGGGGACGTGGCGGGCCGTGGCTCCCCGCACGAGCAGTGCGGTCGGGATCGCGGTGCGCAGCAAGGCGTTCGACGTCGTCATGTGCTTCGCCGCAGCGGTGGCGATCGGCCTGCTGGCCCTCACGGTGCCGTATCTGGGGTGA
- a CDS encoding aquaporin, translated as MSAEFFGTFILVLGIVGTATFNAANQGTIITVALAGGIMLIAGIAAVGHVSGGHFNPAVTFGAAIAGRLSWKDVLPYWVAQFLGAAATALVMWFLVPSDFAKLIGVASRGDVLGRTANGWGEHSPLASLSQGGAEFSLQHALVFEVVIAAVFVGVVLAVTSKRSKITYPAVVIGLTLAALHIISWPATNTSFNPARSFASVLFAGDASLWRQYWLFLVAPLVGGALAALVYRAFQPIHAIAGAEALDELETTYDVEVADAEHPHGHALSLDLEPADTPEPADTPEPADTPESADTPEPADTPEPADTPEPADKPEDPKA; from the coding sequence ATGTCCGCCGAGTTCTTCGGCACGTTCATCCTGGTGCTCGGCATCGTCGGAACCGCGACATTCAACGCCGCCAACCAGGGCACGATCATCACCGTCGCCCTCGCGGGCGGCATCATGCTCATCGCGGGCATCGCCGCCGTCGGGCACGTCTCCGGCGGCCACTTCAACCCGGCGGTGACGTTCGGCGCCGCGATCGCGGGACGCCTGTCGTGGAAGGACGTGCTGCCCTACTGGGTCGCACAGTTCCTCGGCGCGGCAGCCACGGCGCTGGTCATGTGGTTCCTCGTGCCGTCGGACTTCGCGAAGCTGATCGGCGTCGCCTCGCGCGGCGACGTGCTCGGGCGTACCGCCAACGGCTGGGGCGAGCACTCGCCGCTGGCGTCCCTCTCGCAGGGCGGGGCGGAGTTCTCCCTCCAGCACGCGCTCGTGTTCGAGGTCGTGATCGCCGCCGTGTTCGTGGGCGTCGTGCTCGCGGTGACGTCGAAGCGTTCGAAGATCACCTACCCCGCCGTCGTCATCGGCCTGACGCTCGCCGCGCTGCACATCATCTCGTGGCCCGCCACCAACACGTCGTTCAACCCGGCGCGCTCGTTCGCGTCGGTGCTGTTCGCCGGGGACGCGTCGCTGTGGCGCCAGTACTGGCTCTTCCTGGTCGCACCGCTGGTCGGTGGCGCGCTCGCCGCGCTGGTCTACCGCGCATTCCAGCCGATCCACGCGATCGCCGGGGCCGAGGCCCTCGACGAGCTCGAGACGACGTACGACGTCGAGGTAGCCGACGCGGAGCACCCGCACGGCCACGCCCTCTCGCTCGACCTCGAGCCGGCCGACACGCCCGAGCCCGCCGACACGCCCGAGCCGGCTGACACGCCCGAGTCGGCTGACACGCCCGAGCCCGCCGACACACCCGAGCCCGCCGACACACCCGAGCCGGCCGACAAGCCCGAGGACCCGAAGGCCTGA
- a CDS encoding malate dehydrogenase, whose amino-acid sequence MTTPVTVTVTGAAGMIGYSLLFRTGAGQLLGASTPVRLRLLEIPQAVRVAEGVAMELDDCAFPLLMDVEVTDDPRVAFDGANVALLVGARPRGKGMERADLLGANGAIFGPQGRAINDAAADDVRVLVVGNPANSNALIAASNAPDVPKERFSAMTRLDHNRAMSQLARHAGVHVSQVRRMSIWGNHSATQYPDVFHTVVGGRPGVELAEDTAWLAGEFIPTVAQRGAAIIEARGSSSQASAADAIIDHVRDWYLGTPEGDWTSAGVWSTGHYGVPDGLMCSFPVTSDGKGWSVVDGLEIAPFSRERIDASIAELVEEREAVRALGLV is encoded by the coding sequence ATGACAACACCCGTCACCGTCACCGTCACCGGAGCCGCCGGGATGATCGGGTACTCGTTGCTGTTCCGCACTGGCGCGGGGCAGCTCCTGGGCGCCAGCACTCCCGTCCGTCTCCGCCTGCTCGAGATCCCCCAAGCCGTGCGTGTCGCCGAGGGCGTCGCCATGGAGCTCGACGACTGCGCCTTCCCGCTGTTGATGGACGTGGAGGTCACCGACGACCCCCGCGTCGCGTTCGACGGCGCGAACGTGGCCCTGCTCGTCGGTGCCCGGCCTCGCGGCAAGGGCATGGAGCGCGCCGACCTTCTCGGCGCCAACGGCGCGATCTTCGGCCCCCAGGGCCGCGCGATCAACGACGCCGCGGCCGACGACGTGCGCGTGCTCGTCGTCGGGAACCCGGCGAACTCCAATGCGCTGATCGCCGCGTCGAACGCCCCCGACGTGCCGAAGGAGCGCTTCTCGGCGATGACCCGCCTCGACCACAACCGCGCGATGTCGCAGCTCGCGCGGCACGCCGGCGTGCACGTGTCGCAGGTGCGGCGGATGTCCATCTGGGGCAACCACTCCGCCACCCAGTACCCGGACGTGTTCCACACCGTCGTCGGAGGGCGTCCCGGCGTCGAGCTGGCCGAGGACACGGCGTGGCTCGCGGGGGAGTTCATCCCGACCGTCGCGCAGCGTGGTGCTGCGATCATCGAGGCGCGCGGGTCGTCGTCGCAGGCTTCGGCGGCGGACGCCATCATCGACCACGTGCGCGACTGGTACCTCGGCACGCCCGAGGGCGACTGGACGAGCGCCGGCGTGTGGTCGACGGGGCACTACGGGGTGCCCGACGGCCTCATGTGTTCCTTCCCCGTGACGAGCGACGGCAAGGGGTGGTCCGTCGTGGACGGGCTCGAGATCGCGCCGTTCTCGCGCGAGCGGATCGACGCGTCGATCGCCGAGCTGGTCGAGGAGCGGGAGGCGGTCCGGGCGCTCGGACTGGTCTGA
- a CDS encoding ATP-binding cassette domain-containing protein → MARAPRLGEIARRKVEEEKAWTDHAAAFEEAVAARDDLRTSLGRPFALRRLAELSAVVHGRFKDVLDVEFRLVGVSGLLLHGLLAAVAVVGVALASADGMSVARLVTLFLVTARFVGQVDNLVHHLPDIQEGLGAVVRLRQMLDVEPEPAGGAGVPAGALDVEFRGLDFAYPSAEGGSFALRDVSLRVPAGHTIALVGRTGSGKSTLASLLSRAVEPPPGTVLLGGADVCDLDLQRLRAAVGVVTQRTELLAGTLRENVTLFDDVGAGVVEDAVRELGLGDWVDGLPDGLETLLGPGGTRLSAGEEQLVAFARLLVRDVQVVVLDEATARMDPLTESRVVAASERLLRGRTGVLVAHRLSTIERAELVAVLDHGRVVQQGPRQDLARQPGRFRSLLEAGAAGLLDGDPAEVDEVPVGAGLDIAAVEPSVTAEASTSAAATTATAATATTVAAVGPHRDHRPADAAARSRSAGVGARRRTGPAPALRQPGDGLSLARGVVRQLRVTPRWGLVGAAMFLLASLVSAQGAATGFLWGHVVDALRTGDDVRWLLAAMSVLLVLAPLGLAWAVYVYPRWWIEVLLRVRMTVLAGQTGQHRLPATPPGEVVARAMDADRFVQYADRWVDFINGLIIVVVTALLGWSWQAGAVLLAVMVVPAVASAAGRPIAGRSAARSSAARARFGRALVSALDAARTVKLAARTPQVHAHLSGVDAGRVRAAIFEHRVQAVLDGVPTVMIQVGVVAAWFALLDGAWNLATALLVANAVTGFGWFGTVAGAVVTEAPGTRAWQRATSQFADGADLCALPDGVDLVAGTAPAPAPVQRDPFDRLEIRGVTAVHDDGTIGVADVDLTVRRGELVLLLGPVGSGKSSLLASLAGLVSHTGAVAWNGTPVADPQTFLRPRRVAYVAQVPRVLSGTFADNVRLDHARDVAGPLDAARMTGDVADAGGPGSLVGHRGVRLSGGQVQRLALARALAADAEVLLADDVSSALDAATEIELWESLRSRGTTVLGSTSKRAALARADRVVVLLEGTVAAVGPWRDLAGAWGHLAG, encoded by the coding sequence GTGGCGCGCGCACCCCGGCTGGGCGAGATCGCGCGGCGCAAGGTCGAGGAGGAGAAGGCGTGGACCGACCACGCCGCCGCGTTCGAGGAGGCCGTCGCCGCGCGCGACGACCTGCGCACCAGTCTGGGGCGGCCGTTCGCGCTGCGACGCCTCGCCGAGCTGTCCGCCGTCGTCCACGGCCGTTTCAAGGACGTGCTCGACGTCGAGTTCCGGCTCGTGGGGGTGTCCGGGCTGCTGCTGCACGGGCTGCTCGCCGCCGTCGCCGTCGTCGGGGTGGCGCTCGCCTCGGCCGACGGGATGTCGGTGGCGCGGCTGGTCACGTTGTTCCTGGTCACAGCCCGGTTCGTGGGCCAGGTCGACAACCTCGTCCACCACCTGCCCGACATCCAGGAGGGCCTGGGTGCCGTCGTGCGCCTGCGCCAGATGCTCGACGTCGAGCCCGAGCCCGCCGGCGGCGCCGGCGTCCCCGCAGGGGCGCTCGACGTCGAGTTCCGCGGACTCGACTTCGCCTACCCGTCGGCCGAGGGCGGATCGTTCGCGCTGCGCGACGTGAGCCTGCGGGTGCCCGCCGGGCACACGATCGCGCTGGTGGGCCGCACCGGCTCGGGCAAGTCGACGCTCGCGTCGCTGCTCTCACGCGCCGTCGAACCACCGCCCGGGACCGTGCTGCTGGGCGGCGCGGACGTGTGCGACCTCGACCTGCAACGGCTGCGCGCCGCCGTCGGCGTCGTCACCCAGCGCACCGAGCTGCTGGCCGGCACGTTGCGCGAGAACGTCACGCTGTTCGACGACGTCGGTGCCGGCGTCGTCGAGGACGCGGTGCGCGAGCTCGGGCTCGGGGACTGGGTCGACGGTCTGCCCGACGGGCTGGAGACGCTGCTCGGGCCGGGCGGCACGCGCCTGTCCGCGGGCGAGGAGCAGCTCGTCGCGTTCGCCCGGCTGCTGGTGCGTGACGTGCAGGTCGTCGTGCTCGACGAGGCGACCGCGCGCATGGACCCGCTGACCGAGTCGCGCGTCGTCGCGGCCTCCGAGCGGCTGCTGCGCGGGCGCACCGGCGTGCTGGTCGCGCACCGCCTGTCGACCATCGAGCGCGCCGAGCTGGTCGCGGTGCTCGACCACGGGCGCGTCGTCCAGCAGGGTCCGCGCCAGGACCTCGCACGGCAGCCCGGCCGCTTCCGGTCGCTGCTCGAAGCGGGCGCGGCGGGGCTGCTCGACGGCGACCCCGCCGAGGTCGACGAGGTGCCCGTGGGCGCCGGCCTGGACATCGCGGCGGTGGAGCCGTCGGTGACGGCCGAGGCCTCCACGAGTGCCGCGGCGACGACGGCGACCGCCGCGACCGCGACGACCGTGGCCGCCGTCGGCCCGCACCGCGACCACCGGCCTGCCGACGCGGCCGCGCGCTCCCGGTCGGCCGGCGTCGGCGCGCGCCGACGCACCGGCCCGGCCCCGGCGCTGCGTCAGCCCGGCGACGGGCTGAGCCTGGCCCGGGGAGTGGTGCGCCAGCTGCGCGTGACGCCCCGCTGGGGCCTGGTCGGGGCGGCCATGTTCCTCCTGGCGAGCCTCGTCTCGGCGCAGGGCGCGGCGACCGGGTTCCTGTGGGGGCACGTCGTCGACGCGCTGCGCACCGGCGACGACGTGCGGTGGCTGCTGGCCGCGATGTCGGTGCTGCTCGTCCTGGCGCCGTTGGGCCTCGCGTGGGCCGTCTACGTGTACCCACGCTGGTGGATCGAGGTGCTGCTGCGCGTACGCATGACCGTCCTGGCCGGCCAGACAGGTCAGCACCGGCTGCCCGCCACCCCTCCGGGTGAGGTCGTCGCACGGGCGATGGACGCCGACAGGTTCGTGCAGTACGCCGACCGCTGGGTCGACTTCATCAACGGCCTGATCATCGTCGTCGTGACCGCGCTGCTCGGCTGGTCGTGGCAGGCGGGGGCCGTGCTGCTCGCGGTCATGGTGGTGCCGGCGGTCGCCTCGGCGGCGGGCCGGCCGATCGCGGGTCGTTCGGCCGCGCGCTCGTCGGCCGCCCGCGCACGGTTCGGCCGCGCCCTGGTCTCCGCGCTCGACGCCGCGCGCACCGTCAAGCTCGCCGCCCGCACGCCGCAGGTGCATGCCCACCTGAGCGGTGTCGACGCCGGACGCGTCAGGGCCGCGATCTTCGAGCACCGCGTCCAGGCGGTGCTCGACGGCGTGCCCACGGTGATGATCCAGGTGGGCGTGGTCGCCGCGTGGTTCGCGCTGCTTGACGGTGCGTGGAACCTGGCCACCGCGCTGCTGGTCGCCAACGCCGTGACCGGCTTCGGCTGGTTCGGCACGGTCGCGGGCGCCGTCGTCACCGAGGCACCCGGCACGCGCGCGTGGCAGCGGGCCACGAGCCAGTTCGCCGACGGCGCCGACCTGTGCGCGCTGCCCGACGGCGTCGACCTGGTCGCAGGCACCGCACCCGCACCGGCACCGGTCCAGCGGGACCCGTTCGACCGGCTCGAGATACGGGGCGTCACGGCGGTGCACGACGACGGCACCATCGGCGTCGCCGACGTCGACCTCACGGTGCGCCGCGGAGAGCTCGTGCTGCTGCTCGGGCCGGTCGGCTCCGGCAAGTCGAGCCTGCTCGCCTCGCTCGCCGGGCTCGTGTCCCACACCGGCGCGGTCGCCTGGAACGGCACGCCGGTCGCAGACCCCCAGACGTTCCTGCGGCCCAGGCGCGTCGCGTACGTCGCCCAGGTGCCGCGCGTGCTGTCGGGCACGTTCGCGGACAACGTGCGGCTCGACCACGCGCGAGACGTCGCCGGACCGCTGGACGCCGCCCGCATGACGGGCGACGTCGCCGACGCGGGCGGGCCCGGCTCGCTCGTCGGCCACCGTGGTGTGCGGCTCTCGGGCGGTCAGGTGCAGCGGCTTGCGCTCGCGCGGGCGCTCGCGGCCGACGCCGAGGTGCTGCTGGCCGACGACGTGTCGTCAGCGCTCGACGCCGCCACCGAGATCGAGCTGTGGGAGTCGCTGCGCTCGCGCGGCACCACGGTGCTCGGCTCGACGTCGAAGCGGGCCGCGCTGGCCCGTGCGGACCGCGTGGTGGTGCTGCTCGAGGGCACGGTGGCCGCCGTCGGGCCGTGGCGTGACCTGGCGGGCGCCTGGGGCCACCTGGCCGGGTAG